Proteins encoded within one genomic window of Gloeobacter kilaueensis JS1:
- the rplJ gene encoding 50S ribosomal protein L10 produces MGKRPAKEFVVGEIKELLDRSNVVIVMDYRGLSVAEITDFRRKLRPLGSSCVVAKNTLMNVALRESRFEQLEKLLKGPSAFIFAEEKLRDILKLYEGFQRDTKKTDLRGGVAEGLLFEDLQQLKQFSELPTKEELMGQVAGAILSLPTKIAVGVKEIPSGLARAIAAIEKQKQEQSAA; encoded by the coding sequence ATGGGAAAAAGACCAGCAAAAGAATTCGTCGTAGGCGAGATCAAAGAGTTGCTCGATCGCAGCAACGTCGTGATCGTCATGGACTACCGGGGATTGAGCGTAGCTGAGATCACCGATTTTCGGCGCAAGCTCCGTCCACTCGGCAGTTCCTGCGTTGTCGCCAAAAACACCCTGATGAACGTGGCGCTGCGCGAGTCGCGCTTCGAGCAACTGGAGAAATTGCTCAAAGGCCCGTCCGCCTTTATCTTTGCCGAAGAAAAGCTCAGGGACATCCTCAAGCTCTACGAGGGCTTCCAGCGCGACACCAAAAAGACCGACCTGCGCGGCGGAGTAGCAGAGGGGCTGCTCTTCGAGGATCTGCAGCAGCTCAAGCAATTCTCGGAGCTGCCGACCAAGGAGGAACTGATGGGCCAGGTGGCCGGGGCGATCCTCTCGCTGCCGACCAAGATCGCCGTCGGCGTCAAGGAGATTCCCTCGGGCCTGGCGCGCGCCATCGCCGCCATCGAAAAGCAAAAACAAGAGCAGAGCGCTGCTTGA
- the rplL gene encoding 50S ribosomal protein L7/L12 — translation MASAKVEQIIEQLKELSLLEAAELVKGIEEAFGVSAAAPVGVVAGPAVAGPAPEAAAPVEEQTEFTVILDEVPADKKIAILKVAREITGLGLKEAKDLVEAAPKPVKEGVNKDDAAAIKKKLEEAGAKASIK, via the coding sequence ATGGCAAGTGCAAAAGTCGAACAGATTATCGAGCAGCTCAAGGAACTGAGCTTGCTCGAAGCGGCTGAACTGGTCAAGGGCATCGAAGAAGCCTTTGGCGTCTCCGCCGCTGCTCCGGTGGGCGTCGTCGCCGGTCCAGCCGTAGCGGGTCCGGCTCCTGAAGCCGCCGCTCCCGTCGAGGAGCAGACCGAGTTTACGGTCATCCTCGACGAGGTGCCCGCCGACAAAAAGATCGCCATCCTCAAGGTGGCCCGCGAGATCACGGGCCTTGGCCTCAAAGAAGCCAAGGATCTGGTCGAGGCGGCCCCCAAGCCGGTCAAAGAAGGCGTCAACAAGGACGACGCCGCTGCGATCAAAAAGAAGCTCGAAGAGGCGGGAGCCAAGGCGAGCATCAAATAG
- a CDS encoding GuaB3 family IMP dehydrogenase-related protein, whose translation MDVQIGRGKTVRRAYGIDEIALVPGRRTLDPDLADTRWQIGGITREIPIIASAMDGVVDVKMAVALSNLGALGVINLQGVQTRYEDPDAVLDRIASVGKDAFVGLMQELYAEPVKPALIRRRIEEIKAQGGIACASATPQVAEEYGQIAAAAGCDLFFVQATVVSTAHLASYPSLDLARFCAELPIPVVLGNVVTYEVALDLMQAGAAAVLVGIGPGAACTSRGVLGVGIPQATAVADCAAARDDYFAQTGRYVPVIADGGLVTGGDICKCIACGADGVMIGSPFARAAEAPGRGFHWGMATPSPVLPRGTRIKVGTTGTLAEILRGPARLDDGTHNLLGALKTSMGTLGAKDLKEMQQVEVVIAPSLLTEGKVYQKAQQLGMGK comes from the coding sequence TTGGACGTGCAAATTGGGCGGGGCAAGACGGTTCGTCGCGCTTACGGAATCGATGAAATTGCTCTGGTGCCGGGGCGGCGCACCCTCGATCCGGATCTGGCGGATACGCGCTGGCAGATAGGCGGCATCACCCGCGAGATTCCGATCATCGCCTCGGCGATGGATGGCGTCGTCGATGTCAAGATGGCGGTGGCGCTCTCCAACCTCGGCGCTCTCGGGGTGATCAACCTGCAGGGCGTCCAGACCCGCTACGAAGATCCCGACGCCGTGCTCGATCGCATCGCTTCGGTGGGCAAAGACGCATTCGTGGGCCTGATGCAGGAACTGTACGCCGAACCGGTCAAGCCCGCCTTAATCCGCCGCCGCATCGAGGAGATCAAAGCGCAGGGCGGCATCGCCTGCGCCTCCGCTACGCCGCAGGTGGCCGAAGAGTACGGCCAGATCGCAGCGGCTGCAGGCTGCGATCTGTTTTTTGTGCAGGCGACGGTGGTTTCGACCGCCCATCTGGCGAGCTACCCCAGCCTCGATCTGGCCAGATTCTGTGCAGAGCTGCCCATCCCGGTCGTCCTCGGCAACGTCGTCACCTACGAAGTCGCCCTCGATCTGATGCAGGCCGGAGCAGCGGCGGTTCTGGTGGGCATCGGTCCCGGCGCTGCCTGTACCAGCCGGGGCGTGCTGGGGGTGGGCATTCCCCAGGCGACGGCGGTAGCCGACTGTGCCGCTGCCCGCGACGATTACTTTGCCCAGACGGGCCGCTACGTGCCGGTGATCGCCGACGGTGGGCTTGTGACCGGCGGTGACATCTGCAAGTGCATCGCCTGCGGCGCGGACGGGGTGATGATTGGTTCCCCCTTCGCCCGCGCCGCCGAAGCGCCTGGCCGGGGCTTTCACTGGGGGATGGCCACTCCGAGTCCAGTATTGCCGCGCGGCACCCGGATCAAGGTCGGCACCACCGGCACCCTCGCCGAAATTCTGCGCGGTCCAGCCCGGCTCGACGACGGCACCCACAACCTGCTCGGAGCGCTCAAGACCTCGATGGGCACTCTCGGAGCCAAAGACCTCAAGGAGATGCAGCAGGTAGAAGTCGTGATCGCCCCCTCGCTGCTCACAGAGGGTAAAGTTTATCAAAAGGCCCAGCAACTGGGCATGGGTAAATAG